One Longimicrobium terrae genomic window, CGTTTCCAGCCGCAGGCGCGCCATTGCCTGCGCGTGCATCCCCCGGTCGAACACCTCGTAGCGGTTCTTGCCCAGCGACTTGGCCCGGCTGAGCGCGGCGTCGGCGTCGCGCAGCAGCTCTTCCGCGCCCTCCTGCCCCGTGCCGGAAAAGGCGATGCCGATGCTGGCGCTGGCGAACACCTCGTGCCCGTCCGGCGAGAACGGCGCGGCGATGGCGGCCAGCAGCCGGTCGGCCAGGTGCGTCGCCTCGATGGGGCTCTGAATCCCCTCCAGCAGCACGGTGAACTCGTCGCCGCCAAAGCGCGCCAGCGTGTCGGCCGGCTGCAGCGCCGCCTCCAGCCGGCTGGCCAGTTCGGTCAGCAGCCGGTCGCCCGCGCCGTGCCCCAGGCTGTCGTTGACGACCTTGAAGCGGTCCAGGTCCAGAAACAGGACGGCAAGTGACGCGTGGTCGCCGCGGCGCACCCGCTCCGCCGCGTGGTCCAGCCGGTCCACAAAGAGCACGCGGTTGGGCAGGCCGGTAAGCGAGTCGTGCAGGGCGCCGTACGCCAACTGCTCCTGCGCGCGCTTGCGGGTGGTGATGTCGTGAATGATTCCCTGGTAGCCCAGGATCGCGCCGTCCGGCCCGCGCCGCAGCGAGGCGGAAACGAGCACGTCCAGCGTTTCGCCGTCGCGGCGCAGCAGGCGCACCTCGAAGTCGCGGATGGACTCGCCGCGGGTGATCTCGTCCCGGAAGCGACGCCGGTCGCCCGGGTTGGCGTACAGGTCGGTGACGCGCATGGACAGAAGCTGCTCGCGGCTGTCCGCGAACATCTCCACCGCCGCCTGGTTCACGTCCACGAAGCGGCCGTCCAGCGTGGTGATGTAGATGGCGTCGCGCGACTGCTCAAAGAGGCTGCGGTAGCGCTCCTCGCTGGCGCGCAGCGCCTGCTCCACCGCGCGCCGCGGGGTCACGTCGCGCGCGAAGCCCTGCACCGTGGCGGGGCCGCCCGGCTGCCCCACCGCGGTTTCCACCAACTCCAGCGCCACCTCGTGCCCGTCGCGGTGCCGCGCGGCCAGCGACAGAATGCGCGGCGCCTCGCCCGCGCCCGGCACCGGAAGGCCGGCATGCTCCTCATCCGCGGAAAAGACGGATCGGGGGCGGCCCGCCAGCTCCTCCGGCGCGTATCCCAGCACCTGCGCCACGGATGAGGACAGGTACACCAGCCGTCCCGCCGCGTCCGCGGTGTAGAAGAAGACGGTGTCGCTGCCGGCCATCATCAGCCGATAGCGCTCCTCGCTCAGCCGCAGCGCATCCTCCGCGCGGCGGCGGTCGGTGATGTCGCGGTTGACGCCCAGCGCGCCCAGCAGCTGCCCGTCGTCATCGCGCAGAGGCACGACGATGGTTTCCGACGTCCCCTCCGTACCATCCTTGCGGCGAAAGCGGATTTCGCCCTGCCAGCGGCCCTCGCGCTCCAGGTGGTCGAATACCTCCCTGCGCAGCGACTCGGCGCGGTGGTGCCCCAGCCACATCTCCGGCCCGCGGCCGCGCGCTTCCTCGCGCGACCAGCCGTAGATGCGCTCCGAGGCGCGGTTCCAGGTGACCATCTTCCCGTGGACGTCGGTGATCATCACCGCGTCGTACAGGTTGTCGAACACCAGCGCCTGCCGCCGCAGCGTGGCCTCGGCCTGCTTGTGCGCGGTGATGTCGAACGCGGTGCCCAGCGCGGCCGCTTCGCCCCGGTAGTGCACGATGCCGGCGGCGAACTCCACCCACCGCTCTTCGCCGTCCTTGCGGATCACGCGAAAGGGGTAGCGGTTGGGGACGGGTTCGCCCCGCTGCCGGGCCAGGCCGCGCTCGCGCACCATCTCGCGGTCCGCGGGGTGCACGATGTCCCAGAAGCTTACGCCCAGCAGCTCGTCGCGCGTGTAGCCGGTGAGCTCTTCCGCGCCGGCGTTCACGTAGCGGAACCGCGTGCCCTGGTACACG contains:
- a CDS encoding PAS domain S-box protein codes for the protein MTSATPPAAELHHDLRRLAERHLGVLEGIPSPWRALLGDLDDALRRTDELATLLHADVDGRELLDRYRRLQSDVAELDRTTEALRESDRQFRELAETVAAATFVYQGTRFRYVNAGAEELTGYTRDELLGVSFWDIVHPADREMVRERGLARQRGEPVPNRYPFRVIRKDGEERWVEFAAGIVHYRGEAAALGTAFDITAHKQAEATLRRQALVFDNLYDAVMITDVHGKMVTWNRASERIYGWSREEARGRGPEMWLGHHRAESLRREVFDHLEREGRWQGEIRFRRKDGTEGTSETIVVPLRDDDGQLLGALGVNRDITDRRRAEDALRLSEERYRLMMAGSDTVFFYTADAAGRLVYLSSSVAQVLGYAPEELAGRPRSVFSADEEHAGLPVPGAGEAPRILSLAARHRDGHEVALELVETAVGQPGGPATVQGFARDVTPRRAVEQALRASEERYRSLFEQSRDAIYITTLDGRFVDVNQAAVEMFADSREQLLSMRVTDLYANPGDRRRFRDEITRGESIRDFEVRLLRRDGETLDVLVSASLRRGPDGAILGYQGIIHDITTRKRAQEQLAYGALHDSLTGLPNRVLFVDRLDHAAERVRRGDHASLAVLFLDLDRFKVVNDSLGHGAGDRLLTELASRLEAALQPADTLARFGGDEFTVLLEGIQSPIEATHLADRLLAAIAAPFSPDGHEVFASASIGIAFSGTGQEGAEELLRDADAALSRAKSLGKNRYEVFDRGMHAQAMARLRLETDLRRALEREELRLLYQPLVSLHSGRIEGFEALLRWRHPERGDVPPLEFIPIAEETGLILPIGRWVIEQCCAQVARWSRDPGNARLTMAINLSPVQFAQPDLAEHLASTLNGCGVAPSRIRLELTEGVLLEDEEAAIRVLHQLREIGVGLCMDDFGTGYSSLGYLHRFPLDILKVDRSFVSRMDRDPRSGQLVHAIINMSHILGVRVVAEGVETSEQLEALREMGCDHVQGFLIAEPMGADRAEQLIAEGRTW